In a genomic window of Erigeron canadensis isolate Cc75 chromosome 5, C_canadensis_v1, whole genome shotgun sequence:
- the LOC122601159 gene encoding pre-mRNA-splicing factor SYF1-like: protein MSSYESELLRNPYSLKLWCRYLTAQTEPSFEKRSVVYERALEALPNSYKLWHAYLQEHLEFVRNLPVSDPQYQILNNTFERALVTMNKFPKIWIMYLTSLTKQKLVTKTRKAFDRALRALPVTQHEKIWETFLVFVSQKGVPIETCLRVYKRYLKYDKSHVEDLIEFLLNSELWQEAAERFVSVLNDDRFSSIKRKTKHRMWLEFCDLIVKNASEIFGLNVDAIIREGIRKFSDEVGRLWTSLADFYIRRKLFEKARDVFEEGMTTVVTVRDFSLIFDAYLQFEESLLALKMDEDEYDDGDEEEEEEDDRLNVGKLDEKIKRFWLSDEKDVDLRLTRLERLMDRRGELANSVVLRQNPHNVEQWHRRVKIFEGNPSKQILTYTEAVRTIDPMKAVGKPHTLWVAFAKSYETQNDVANAQVIFEKAVQVNYKDVDSLVSVWCEYAEMELRHKNFKGALELMRQATAEPSVEVKRRVAADGNEPVQIKLHTSVRLWTFYVDLEESLGTLESTRSVYERILDLRIATPQIIINYAMLLEDNKYFEDAFKVYERGVKIFKYPHVKDIWVTYLSKFVKRYGKSKLERCRELFERAIEAAPSEAVRPLYVQYAKLEEDYGLAKRAMRIYDQATKVVPANEKLSMYEIYIARAAEVFGVPKIREIFKQAIVSDGLREKDTIRMCIRYAELETRLGEIYRAREIYVQSSQLADPPSDGDFWKKWHDFEVQHGNEDTFRNMLCIKRSASVAKNLGFVSVGVQESQKESGILQNQEEIDLPEDVLDEVFGGCNIRKRDDEAENENGDGETGLGALERMRKRIRQGN from the coding sequence ATGTCTTCATACGAGTCAGAGCTGCTCCGAAACCCTTACAGTCTTAAACTATGGTGTCGTTACTTAACCGCCCAAACCGAACCGTCTTTCGAGAAACGCTCCGTCGTTTACGAACGAGCACTCGAAGCATTACCAAACAGTTACAAACTTTGGCACGCATATCTCCAAGAACATCTCGAATTCGTACGTAATTTGCCCGTTTCGGATCCACAGTACCAGATTTTAAACAACACATTCGAACGTGCGTTAGTTACTATGAATAAATTCCCGAAAATCTGGATTATGTATTTGACTAGTTTGACTAAACAAAAGTTAGTTACTAAAACGCGTAAAGCGTTTGATAGGGCGTTACGTGCGTTGCCCGTTACTCAACACGAAAAAATTTGGGAGACGTTTTTGGTTTTCGTTAGTCAGAAAGGGGTCCCGATCGAGACGTGTTTGAGGGTTTATAAACGGTATTTGAAGTACGATAAAAGTCATGTTGAGGATTTGATTGAGTTTTTGTTGAATTCTGAGTTGTGGCAAGAGGCTGCGGAGAGATTCGTAAGTGTTTTGAATGACGATAGGTTTAGTTCGATTAAAAGGAAGACGAAACATAGAATGTGGTTGGAGTTTTGTGATTTGATTGTAAAAAACGCGAGTGAGATTTTTGGGTTGAACGTTGATGCGATTATTAGAGAAGGGATTAGGAAGTTTAGTGACGAGGTGGGTCGGTTGTGGACTTCGTTGGCGGATTTTTATATACGGAGGAAGTTGTTTGAGAAGGCTAGAGATGTTTTTGAAGAAGGGATGACGACGGTTGTTACTGTTAGGgattttagtttgatttttgaTGCGTATTTGCAGTTTGAAGAAAGTCTGCTTGCTTTGAAGATGGACGAGGATGAGTATGATGACGGAGATgaggaggaagaggaagaagatgatCGGCTTAACGTGGGGAAGTTGGATGAGAAGATTAAACGGTTTTGGTTATCTGACGAAAAAGATGTTGATTTGAGGCTAACGAGACTGGAGCGTCTTATGGATAGAAGAGGGGAACTGGCTAATAGTGTTGTTCTGCGTCAAAATCCTCATAATGTTGAACAATGGCATAGGAGGGTTAAAATCTTTGAAGGGAATCCAAGCAAGCAGATTTTGACTTATACAGAAGCTGTACGAACAATTGACCCAATGAAAGCAGTTGGCAAACCACATACCTTATGGGTTGCGTTTGCTAAATCGTATGAAACACAAAACGACGTTGCTAATGCACAGGTGATATTTGAAAAGGCTGTGCAAGTTAACTATAAAGATGTGGATAGTCTTGTTAGTGTGTGGTGTGAATATGCAGAAATGGAGCTTAGACACAAAAATTTCAAGGGAGCGTTGGAACTAATGAGGCAGGCTACAGCTGAGCCGTCGGTTGAGGTTAAACGCAGAGTGGCTGCTGATGGCAATGAACCGGTACAAATAAAGTTGCACACGTCGGTAAGGCTTTGGACTTTTTATGTGGATTTAGAAGAAAGTTTAGGCACTTTGGAATCCACCCGTTCTGTATATGAAAGGATCTTGGATCTACGAATTGCTACACCGCAGATTATTATAAACTACGCAATGTTGTTAGAGGATAACAAGTATTTTGAGGATGCTTTCAAGGTCTACGAAAGGGGGGTGAAGATCTTCAAATATCCGCATGTGAAAGACATTTGGGTTACTTATCTCTCAAAATTTGTGAAACGATACGGAAAGTCCAAACTTGAAAGGTGTAGAGAGCTATTTGAGCGTGCCATTGAAGCAGCCCCTTCTGAAGCCGTAAGGCCCTTGTATGTTCAATATGCTAAGTTGGAAGAGGATTACGGTCTAGCTAAACGAGCAATGAGAATTTATGATCAAGCAACAAAAGTTGTCCCAGCGAATGAGAAGTTGAGCATGTATGAAATTTACATAGCACGTGCAGCTGAAGTTTTTGGGGTTCCTAAAATTCGGGAGATCTTTAAACAGGCCATTGTTTCTGATGGCCTTCGTGAGAAGGATACCATAAGGATGTGCATCAGGTATGCCGAGCTTGAGACGAGACTTGGAGAAATTTACCGTGCACGTGAAATATATGTTCAATCATCTCAGCTTGCAGATCCACCCTCTGATGGTGATTTTTGGAAGAAGTGGCATGATTTTGAAGTACAACATGGTAACGAGGACACTTTCCGAAACATGCTTTGTATTAAGAGGAGTGCTTCTGTTGCTAAAAATCTTGGATTTGTAAGTGTTGGTGTTCAAGAATCACAAAAAGAATCAGGAATACTGCAAAACCAAGAAGAGATCGATCTTCCAGAAGATGTACTTGATGAAGTATTTGGTGGATGTAATATCAGAAAAAGGGACGATGAAgcagaaaatgaaaatggagaTGGTGAGACCGGTCTTGGTGCACTTGAAAGAATGCGTAAAAGGATACGTCAAGGCAACTAA
- the LOC122601158 gene encoding uncharacterized protein LOC122601158, whose amino-acid sequence MTQRTSTESQGSVHVPIDDLSPQLNQIHRKKGNIFEPQTSTETTNSSNMPPYSNSKQKQLSRAPEKKLTLFALRLAILEKAATGLGTLAFIWATVVLLGGFAITIDKLDFWLVTIILLVESTRIFSRSHELEWQHQATWSLVDAGVSSFRAIASSSLFHPQTSNRKIQKSENTIKTPSRTWISSDVPLLPYGRWIFISSNISKVLYWLQLASAASCIFISVTRLVNHKFEDVKPLENVKMNRKSALSIFYGLALAEAMLFMLEKAYWEWNVIYKKMLENANEELELGHTGMVSIRRFFYDSYSKCVNRSIFDGLKMDMVSYAMELINSDSSDEQLIGVRIFERFTTNTRFSQDTLQKIGITLSVIERLVEMLNWKDPQEEEIRLSAAKIIVKLVGKKQNALRVAGIPGAMESISSLLHVNGNTVEVCKTELIGDHGDYDYWAFNQLGLLILKKLARDHDNCDKIGNTRGLLTKIIEFIHADERLLEEKRATISEISTVKRSLQVVKMLVSSTGVTGRQLRSEISELVFTISYIRDILKYGEKHPKLQKLGIDILTSLALEDDATERIGGTGGVLKELFNVFFREEIRDNHYYVRIAAGEALGMLAFESRQNCHRMLKLNVVQKLSDALECPLLRVNAARILRNLCIYSGTDFFEQLRTIRTAAPTVLKEIMTEDIKLQEVMIGLAAHMFKFMTYEEANAMFVRSGIHDAELANTLVKILKKYPQPPIKTPRLRRYVIELAIWMMKDNLTNIHTFKNLGMMEELECVTETTSELESFNIFSGAIGLSRYKISIHSLVETAMNLMADEY is encoded by the exons ATGACTCAAAGAACTTCTACAGAAAGCCAAGGAAGTGTTCATGTTCCAATAGATGACCTTTCACCACAACTCAATCAAATTCACCGAAAAAAAGGCAACATTTTCGAACCACAAACTAGTACCGAAACGACAAACAGCAGCAACATGCCTCCATATTCTAACtccaaacaaaaacaattgTCAAGAGCACCAGAAAAAAAACTGACCCTTTTCGCGTTAAGGCTAGCTATCCTTGAAAAAGCAGCCACCGGGCTAGGAACCCTAGCATTCATTTGGGCAACGGTTGTTTTACTAGGTGGCTTTGCTATAACCATTGATAAATTAGATTTTTGGTTGGTGACCATCATTCTTTTGGTTGAAAGTACAAGGATTTTTAGCAGAAGTCATGAGCTAGAATGGCAGCATCAAGCCACGTGGTCTCTAGTCGATGCTGGAGTCAGTAGCTTTCGTGCTATAGCTTCTAGCTCGTTGTTTCATCCTCAAACAAGCAATAGGAAGATACAAAAGAGCGAGAATACAATAAAAACGCCTTCACGAACTTGGATAAGTTCAGATGTCCCTCTTTTACCGTATGGTAGATGGATTTTCATATCTAGTAATATTAGTAAGGTTCTTTATTGGTTACAATTAGCATCTGCAGCCTCGTGTATATTCATTTCAGTCACACGGCTCGTTAATCATAAATTTGAGGATGTTAAACCACTTGAAAATGTTAAAATGAACCGGAAATCTGCTCTTTCGATCTTCTATGGATTGGCTTTAGCCGAGGCTATGTTGTTTATGTTGGAGAAAGCATACTGGGAATGGAATGTGATTTACAAGAAAATGTTAGAAAATGCAAATGAAGAATTGGAGCTAGGACATACGGGTATGGTTTCAATTAGAAGGTTTTTCTATGATTCGTATTCTAAATGTGTTAATCGAAGCATATTTGATGGGTTGAAGATGGATATGGTTTCTTATGCTATGGAGCTTATAAACTCTGATTCCTCAGATGAGCAACTTATTGGTGTTAGAATTTTTGAAAGATTCACTACAAATACGCGTTTTTCTCAAGATACTCTTCAGAAAATAGGGATTACATTATCAGTAATCGAACGTTTAGTTGAAATGCTTAACTGGAAAGACCCACAAGAAGAAGAAATCCGCCTGTCTGCAGCCAAGATCATTGTGAAACTTGTCGGTAAAAAGCAAAATGCTCTTCGTGTGGCTGGAATTCCTGGTGCAATGGAATCAATATCTTCATTATTACATGTTAATGGAAACACAGTTGAAGTTTGTAAAACAGAACTCATTGGAGATCATGGGGATTATGATTATTGGGCATTTAACCAACTTGGTCTTTTAATTCTCAAGAAACTCGCTCGTGATCATGATAATTGTGACAAGATTGGAAACACGAGAGGTCTCTTAACTAAAATCATCGAATTCATTCATGCTGATGAACGGTTATTGGAAGAAAAACGTGCCACCATATCTGAAATTTCCACGGTAAAAAGATCATTACAAGTCGTGAAAATGTTAGTAAGCTCGACTGGTGTCACTGGTAGACAACTTCGAAGTGAAATCTCAGAGCTGGTGTTTACAATTAGTTACATTCGTGATATATTAAAGTACGGTGAAAAACACCCAAAATTACAGAAACTTGGGATTGATATATTAACAAGTTTGGCATTAGAAGATGATGCAACAGAGAGGATTGGAGGGACAGGAGGTGTTTTAAAAGAATTGTTTAATGTTTTCTTTAGAGAAGAAATTAGGGATAATCATTATTATGTGAGAATTGCAGCTGGTGAAGCACTTGGGATGTTGGCATTTGAGAGTAGACAAAATTGTCATAGGATGTTGAAGTTGAATGTGGTTCAGAAACTTAGCGACGCTTTGGAGTGCCCGTTGCTTAGGGTGAATGCTGCAAGGATATTAAGGAATTTATGCATCTATAGTGGAACTGATTTCTTTGAACAACTTAGAACCATCAGAACGGCTGCACCCACG GTACTCAAGGAAATTATGACCGAGGACATCAAGTTGCAAGAAGTCATGATCGGACTAGCAGCACATATGTTCAAATTCATGACATACGAAGAAGCTAACGCCATGTTTGTAAGAAGCGGAATACATGATGCTGAATTAGCAAACACACTTGTTAAAATCTTGAAGAAATATCCACAACCACCTATAAAGACTCCACGATTAAGGCGATATGTGATAGAACTAGCAATCTGGATGATGAAGGATAACCTTACAAATATTCATACGTTCAAGAATCTTGGAATGATGGAAGAATTAGAATGTGTGACCGAAACTACATCCGAACTTGAAAGCTTCAATATCTTCTCTGGTGCAATCGGATTGAGTAGATACAAGATATCGATTCATTCATTAGTTGAAACAGCAATGAACTTAATGGCAGATGAATACTGA
- the LOC122600924 gene encoding uncharacterized protein LOC122600924: MADYRSRSTSRSYRYSDEGDMQIERYQYGGIEPKRSNFETNPPHNFRSYSVSYGPTYKTNMDLVVTGTAARDVDFKKVKPTTKSWSFNDPEFQRKKRVASYKVYSVEGKVKGSFRKSFRWLKDKYTNVVYGWW, encoded by the coding sequence ATGGCTGATTATAGATCAAGATCAACATCAAGATCATATAGATACAGTGATGAGGGAGATATGCAAATAGAGAGATACCAATATGGTGGCATAGAGCCAAAAAGATCAAATTTTGAAACCAACCCACCTCATAATTTCAGGTCTTATAGTGTTTCATATGGTCCAACTTATAAAACTAATATGGACCTTGTTGTTACTGGCACTGCAGCTAGAGATGTTGACTTCAAGAAAGTCAAACCTACTACAAAATCATGGAGTTTTAATGATCCTGAGTTTCAAAGGAAGAAAAGAGTTGCTAGTTATAAAGTGTATTCTGTTGAAGGAAAAGTTAAAGGTTCTTTTAGAAAGAGTTTTAGGTGGCTTAAAGATAAGTACACAAATGTTGTTTATGGATGGTGGTAA
- the LOC122598849 gene encoding mitogen-activated protein kinase 15, with amino-acid sequence MQSDQRRKGSAEVDFFTEYGEGSRYKIEEVIGKGSYGVVCSAYDTHLGEKVAIKKINDIFEHVSDATRILREIKLLRLLRHPDIVEIKHILLPPSRREFRDIYVVFELMESDLHQVIKANDDLTPEHYQFFLYQLLRGLKYIHTANVFHRDLKPKNILANADCKLKICDFGLARVAFNDTPTAIFWTDYVATRWYRAPELCGSFFSKYTPAIDTWSIGCIFAELLTGKPLFPGKNVVHQLDLMTDLLGTPSPEAIARIRNEKARRYLSSMRKKKPIPFSQKFPNADPLALRLLEKMLAFEPKDRPSAEEALSDPYFKNLAKVEREPSAQPVTKMEFEFERRRITKEDVRELIYREILEYHPNMLKEFLDGAEPTGFMYPSAVDQFKKQFAHLEEHYGKGTAAAPLERQQSSSLPRACVLYPKDTAQGAVEVTNGLSKCSIKEVGKQYMTNPMPMTRLPLQVPQSIQGGSAARPGKVVGSVMRYNNSGPTAAPAVGSGDAFEQRRASRNNPVAAPTQFPLPASSYPRRSTNSATCKNDKVETTIEVSGNGLQSRPPYAPRKVAAQAGPGSQWY; translated from the exons ATGCAGTCTGATCAAAGAAGAAAG GGATCTGCGGAAGTCGATTTTTTTACCGAATATGGTGAAGGAAGTAGGTATAAGATAGAGGAAGTAATTGGTAAAGGAAGTTATGGTGTTGTATGCTCAGCATATGATACACATCTTGGTGAAAAAGTAGCAATAAAAAAGATTAATGATATATTTGAGCATGTATCCGATGCTACACGAATTCTCCGTGAGATTAAACTTTTAAGGCTTCTTCGTCATCCGGACATTGTGGAAATTAAGCACATTTTGTTACCTCCATCGAGGAGGGAGTTTAGAGATATATATGTGGTGTTTGAGCTTATGGAATCCGATCTACATCAGGTTATTAAAGCAAATGATGATTTAACACCAGAACATTATCAGTTTTTCCTTTATCAACTTCTTCGAGGATTGAAATACATTCATACAG CAAACGTCTTCCACAGAGATTTgaaacccaaaaatattttggCAAATGCAGACTGCAAACTCAAGATATGTGACTTTGGTCTTGCAAGAGTTGCTTTTAATGATACACCTACTGCAATTTTCTGGACG GATTATGTTGCAACAAGATGGTACAGGGCTCCAGAATTGTGTGGATCATTTTTCTCTAAG tACACACCTGCTATAGACACATGGAGTATCGGTTGTATCTTTGCAGAACTTCTAACCGGAAAACCCCTTTTTCCCGGGAAAAATGTGGTGCATCAGCTGGATCTGATGACTGATCTTCTGGGGACGCCATCACCTGAAGCAATAGCAAGG ATAAGAAATGAGAAAGCCAGGAGATACTTAAGCAGCATGAGGAAGAAAAAACCAATTCCTTTTTCACAGAAGTTCCCAAATGCAGATCCTCTTGCACTACGTTTATTAGAAAAAATGCTTGCATTTGAGCCCAAGGACCGTCCTAGTGCCGAGGAG GCTCTGTCAGATCCTTATTTCAAGAATTTGGCTAAGGTTGAGAGGGAGCCATCTGCTCAACCTGTAACCAAAATGGAATTTGAGTTTGAAAGAAGAAGAATTACTAAAGAAGACGTACGTGAACTGATTTATAGAGAGATTCTTGAATACCATCCCAATATGCTTAAAGAGTTCTTGGATGGAGCTGAACCAACAGGCTTCATGTATCCAAG TGCTGTTGACCAATTTAAGAAGCAGTTTGCTCATCTTGAAGAACATTATGGCAAAGGTACAGCGGCTGCACCCCTTGAGAGGCAACAATCGTCATCATTACCAAG GGCTTGTGTGTTATATCCAAAAGATACTGCACAAGGTGCAGTAGAAGTTACAAATGGACTTTCCAAATGTTCAATTAAAGAAGTTGGAAAGCAGTACATGACTAACCCTATGCCAATGACCAGACTTCCTCTTCAAGTTCCCCAAAGCATCCAAG GGGGAAGTGCTGCGAGGCCCGGTAAAGTAGTTGGTTCCGTGATGCGTTACAACAACTCTGGACCAACGGCTGCACCTGCTGTAGGATCAGGTGATGCTTTTGAACAACGAAGGGCAAGTAGGAATAATCCAGTAGCTGCCCCAACCCAGTTCCCTCTTCCTGCTTCTTCTTACCCAAGGAGAAGCACCAACTCAGCCACCTGCAAAAACGACAAGGTAGAAACCACTATCGAAGTTTCTGGTAACGGGCTACAATCACGACCTCCTTATGCTCCAAGAAAAGTCGCTGCTCAAGCTGGGCCGGGTAGTCAATGGTATTGA